One segment of Candidatus Babeliales bacterium DNA contains the following:
- the mutS gene encoding DNA mismatch repair protein MutS, translated as MSGIYNPTTPLMKQYADIRQQYPDALLLFQVGDFYELFFEDAKKAAAFLGITLTARGKNNGEPIPLCGVPVHALEFYLAKLVRGGFHVAICDQLEEAKPGTVVKRGVTQVLTPGTLTDGKLLDAKSASYLLSWYPHADYWGLVFGELLTAQLFATVLPAEAMRLLETELSRFLPDEVIMPPVQQVTKFRQQFSQLGYAVSLNEYDELDSAAQSWMTNQFPMQAYTSVQKFPAMENALVNFFWYLKRNQSTSLMQFKDIQLYQAEDFLILDAATQRNLELIKNNQDGGRKNTLFALLDEAATPMGSRTIKKWLVRPLLNKEHIIKRQNIVQQFIENPHLTQQIRELLMQIGDLERVVGRIALMRAQASDYISLTKVLTTIPTLCELLNAFNAIPSLKKQYEGLDVLKKLLTSALNDDTSNEWIINKGFDQQLDYCRELVENSHQILLDLEKKEQKRTGINSLKIRYNQIYGYYIEVTKVNLALVPDDYIRNQTLVGKERFTTIELKQCEQEMMAARLQVDKLEQEVFEHIKKEVSNYISQLRNIAQTLAYLDGLLGFAQVAYNRNYIRPAFNDKNEIKILNGKHPVIEQKLGNRFIPNDIQITDQERLLIITGPNMGGKSTYLRQVALLCLMAQCGAFVPAESVNVPILDRIFTRIGAGDNVADGKSTFLVEMEETAGICSYATKNSLVILDEVGRGTSTFDGLAIAQAVVEYLYKVVKARCLFATHYHELTKLDEQYQGIISYHAASKKTNSGILLLYKILKGAADGSFGIEVARLAQLPAAVIERADMLLHNFTVHKTENNQSSIFDINNTDINQENQNLKERITELEAKLNAKGDSLNILHSLDLNDISPKKALDLLWLIKEKQ; from the coding sequence ATGAGTGGAATATATAATCCAACAACTCCTTTGATGAAACAATATGCAGATATAAGGCAGCAATATCCTGATGCATTATTATTATTTCAGGTTGGTGATTTTTATGAGCTTTTTTTTGAAGATGCAAAAAAAGCGGCGGCTTTTTTGGGTATTACTTTAACCGCTCGTGGAAAAAATAATGGTGAACCTATTCCATTGTGTGGCGTACCTGTTCATGCGCTTGAATTTTATTTAGCTAAATTAGTACGAGGTGGTTTTCATGTTGCGATTTGTGATCAACTTGAAGAAGCAAAACCGGGAACAGTCGTCAAACGCGGTGTTACACAAGTATTAACACCTGGTACTTTAACCGATGGAAAATTGCTTGATGCAAAATCAGCATCATATCTACTTTCTTGGTATCCACATGCAGATTATTGGGGCTTAGTTTTTGGTGAATTATTAACCGCACAATTATTTGCAACGGTTTTGCCTGCTGAAGCAATGCGATTACTTGAAACTGAATTATCGCGTTTTTTGCCTGATGAAGTTATTATGCCGCCTGTGCAACAAGTTACTAAATTTAGGCAACAATTTTCACAGCTTGGTTATGCTGTTTCGCTCAATGAATACGATGAATTAGACAGTGCTGCCCAATCTTGGATGACTAATCAATTTCCTATGCAAGCGTATACCTCGGTTCAAAAATTTCCAGCAATGGAAAATGCTTTAGTGAATTTTTTTTGGTATTTAAAGCGAAATCAATCAACATCATTAATGCAATTTAAGGATATTCAATTATATCAGGCGGAAGATTTTCTAATATTAGATGCGGCAACGCAGCGCAATTTAGAATTAATTAAAAATAATCAAGATGGCGGAAGAAAAAATACTTTATTTGCGCTGTTGGATGAAGCAGCAACCCCAATGGGTTCACGTACCATAAAAAAATGGTTAGTACGGCCATTACTTAATAAAGAGCATATCATAAAACGACAAAATATTGTGCAGCAGTTTATTGAAAATCCTCACTTAACACAACAAATACGAGAATTATTAATGCAAATTGGTGATCTTGAGCGGGTAGTCGGTAGAATTGCATTAATGCGGGCACAAGCAAGTGATTATATTTCATTAACAAAAGTACTTACCACTATTCCTACATTATGCGAATTGTTAAATGCTTTTAATGCGATTCCCTCATTAAAAAAGCAATATGAAGGGCTTGATGTTTTAAAAAAATTATTAACATCTGCTTTGAACGATGATACCAGTAATGAGTGGATTATTAATAAAGGATTTGATCAGCAATTAGATTATTGTCGAGAATTAGTTGAGAATAGCCATCAAATTTTATTGGATTTAGAAAAAAAAGAACAGAAACGTACAGGCATAAATTCATTAAAAATTCGGTATAACCAAATATATGGTTATTACATTGAAGTAACAAAAGTAAATTTAGCTTTAGTACCAGATGATTATATAAGAAATCAAACATTAGTCGGCAAAGAACGGTTTACTACCATTGAGTTAAAACAATGTGAACAAGAAATGATGGCTGCACGCTTACAAGTAGACAAGCTGGAGCAAGAAGTTTTTGAACACATTAAAAAAGAAGTGAGTAATTATATTTCACAACTTCGCAACATTGCACAAACACTTGCCTATCTAGACGGATTGCTTGGCTTTGCTCAAGTAGCATATAATCGTAATTACATTCGTCCTGCTTTCAATGATAAAAATGAGATAAAGATTTTAAATGGTAAGCATCCAGTTATTGAGCAAAAATTAGGTAATCGTTTTATTCCGAATGATATACAAATTACTGATCAAGAAAGATTACTTATTATTACTGGACCAAATATGGGTGGAAAATCAACCTATTTAAGACAAGTGGCGTTATTGTGTTTAATGGCTCAGTGTGGTGCTTTTGTGCCGGCAGAAAGTGTGAATGTTCCTATATTAGATCGTATTTTTACGCGAATTGGTGCTGGTGATAATGTAGCAGATGGTAAAAGTACTTTTTTAGTGGAAATGGAAGAAACTGCTGGCATTTGCTCATATGCAACCAAAAATAGTCTTGTTATTTTAGATGAAGTAGGAAGAGGTACCAGTACTTTTGATGGGTTAGCAATTGCACAAGCAGTAGTGGAATATCTTTATAAAGTAGTAAAAGCACGGTGTCTTTTTGCTACGCATTATCATGAATTAACAAAATTAGATGAGCAATATCAAGGCATAATTTCATATCATGCGGCAAGCAAAAAAACGAATTCTGGTATTTTATTATTATATAAAATTTTAAAAGGGGCCGCCGATGGTAGTTTTGGGATTGAAGTTGCCAGGTTAGCACAGTTGCCGGCTGCAGTTATTGAACGAGCTGATATGCTACTTCATAATTTTACTGTACATAAAACAGAAAATAATCAATCTTCTATTTTTGATATAAACAATACCGATATCAATCAAGAGAATCAAAATCTAAAAGAGAGAATTACTGAACTTGAAGCAAAACTTAATGCGAAAGGTGATTCCTTAAACATACTCCATTCACTTGATTTAAATGATATATCTCCTAAAAAAGCATTAGATCTACTTTGGCTTATAAAAGAAAAGCAATGA
- the dtd gene encoding D-aminoacyl-tRNA deacylase, with amino-acid sequence MKVVIQRVQSACVVVDQKEVSSIKQGLMVLVGIGINDTPDDARYIADKLIKLRIFADDQGKINKSVSDIDGEILLVSQFTLYADTSKGNRPSFIYAMAPDLAEPFFSAFVQTVKERYEKVKTGIFGADMKVHLINDGPTTIILETKK; translated from the coding sequence ATGAAAGTGGTTATTCAGCGAGTACAATCAGCTTGCGTGGTTGTCGATCAAAAAGAAGTAAGTTCGATCAAACAAGGATTAATGGTTTTAGTTGGCATCGGTATAAACGATACGCCAGATGATGCGCGATATATTGCCGATAAATTAATAAAATTACGTATTTTTGCTGATGATCAAGGCAAAATAAATAAAAGCGTGAGCGATATTGATGGTGAAATTTTACTGGTATCTCAATTTACTTTGTATGCAGACACTAGTAAAGGCAATAGGCCTTCATTTATTTATGCGATGGCGCCTGATTTAGCGGAACCATTCTTTAGTGCATTCGTGCAAACAGTTAAAGAACGCTATGAAAAAGTAAAAACAGGCATTTTTGGTGCTGATATGAAAGTACATTTAATTAATGATGGCCCGACTACTATTATCTTAGAAACTAAAAAATAA
- a CDS encoding FtsW/RodA/SpoVE family cell cycle protein yields MFIASQRYFRYFDWISFCLSITLSVCGLIFVFSATYTEHYPYSIFFKKQALGIISGIFIYLLFTTIDYRLLSRFGYFVFWAIGGLLIFTLIKGSIGMGAQRWINVLLFKFQPSELAKLFFPGFITYYLYTNHDNSQQWYDFLPLFSILMITVVLIIKQPDLGTGLIILFSGLILLWFAGLSSRFFILFFGCFILTAPLFWHILKPYQKNRITVFLGAGQSNKERYQLEQSKIAIGSGGLFGKGLTQGTQNRLMFLPEGRTDFIFAILCEEWGFAGAFIILLLYGLLCFRLIFIAYIVTNFYAQLLICGLMIHIILSALINIGMVTGLLPIVGIPLPLMSYGVSNLWITFASLGWINGIQIRQFYIGE; encoded by the coding sequence ATGTTTATTGCAAGCCAGCGTTATTTTAGATATTTCGATTGGATAAGTTTTTGCCTAAGCATAACATTATCTGTATGCGGACTTATTTTTGTTTTTAGTGCTACTTATACTGAACATTATCCCTATTCAATTTTTTTTAAAAAACAAGCACTTGGCATTATTTCAGGTATTTTTATTTATCTTTTATTCACCACAATCGATTACAGACTTCTTTCGCGATTTGGTTATTTTGTGTTTTGGGCCATAGGTGGTCTTTTAATTTTTACTTTAATTAAAGGATCAATAGGCATGGGTGCGCAACGTTGGATAAATGTATTATTATTTAAATTTCAACCATCTGAACTGGCCAAACTTTTTTTTCCTGGATTTATCACTTATTATTTGTATACCAACCATGATAATTCTCAACAATGGTACGATTTTTTACCATTATTCAGCATATTAATGATAACGGTAGTACTTATTATTAAACAGCCCGATTTAGGTACCGGATTAATTATTTTATTTTCTGGATTAATTTTGCTTTGGTTTGCTGGATTATCTAGCAGATTTTTTATATTATTTTTTGGATGTTTTATCCTTACTGCACCGCTATTTTGGCATATACTCAAACCATATCAAAAAAATAGAATTACGGTATTTTTAGGTGCTGGTCAATCAAATAAGGAGCGCTATCAATTGGAACAATCAAAAATTGCTATTGGCTCTGGAGGTTTATTTGGCAAAGGATTAACACAAGGCACACAAAACCGATTAATGTTTTTGCCGGAAGGAAGAACTGATTTTATTTTTGCAATATTGTGTGAAGAATGGGGATTTGCCGGTGCATTTATTATTTTGCTTTTATATGGATTATTATGCTTTAGATTAATATTTATTGCATATATTGTTACTAATTTTTATGCACAATTGCTAATTTGTGGCTTAATGATTCATATTATATTATCAGCATTGATTAACATTGGCATGGTTACTGGGCTTTTACCAATTGTCGGTATCCCATTGCCATTAATGAGTTATGGTGTTAGTAATTTATGGATTACCTTCGCAAGTCTTGGCTGGATAAATGGTATTCAAATACGACAATTTTATATTGGTGAATAA
- a CDS encoding inorganic diphosphatase: protein MQNNSHDRFFHPWHSLPIGPEAPNKVQSIIEIQQGSKAKYELDKLTGFLRLDRILASNLSYPFHYGFIPQTYCPDNDPLDILILCSEALLPLSIVEATVLGAIKMLDGGQQDDKIIAVASNDPFMKGKKELSDINPETLNTIQNFFENYKKPEGKTVIIQDIMNREDALNIVKDSVKLYQKQFK from the coding sequence ATGCAAAATAATTCTCATGACCGCTTTTTTCATCCTTGGCATTCACTGCCAATTGGCCCTGAAGCGCCGAATAAAGTGCAAAGTATTATCGAAATTCAACAAGGATCAAAAGCTAAATATGAACTTGATAAATTAACCGGGTTTTTGAGATTAGATCGTATCCTAGCTTCAAACTTGAGCTATCCTTTTCATTATGGGTTTATTCCCCAAACTTATTGCCCCGATAATGACCCTTTAGATATTTTAATTTTATGTTCTGAAGCATTATTACCACTGAGTATTGTAGAAGCTACCGTACTTGGCGCAATAAAAATGCTTGATGGCGGCCAGCAAGACGACAAAATTATCGCCGTTGCAAGCAATGATCCCTTTATGAAAGGGAAAAAAGAATTATCGGATATCAATCCAGAAACATTAAATACCATTCAGAACTTTTTTGAAAATTATAAAAAGCCTGAAGGTAAAACCGTTATTATTCAAGATATCATGAATCGAGAAGATGCACTTAATATAGTCAAAGACAGCGTAAAGCTCTATCAAAAACAATTTAAATAA
- the uvrA gene encoding excinuclease ABC subunit UvrA: protein MNRENSPKNTKKSTEWIKIIGAREHNLKNVDLEIPKNKLTVITGPSGSGKSSLALDVLYTEGKRRYMESLSSYARQFLGIAKKPDFDRIEGLCPAIAIEQKTVGHNPRSTVGTITEIYDYLRVLYARIGKPHCPDCGLIIQQQSPENIASLILTQFKENMITIAAPIVNQKKGEFKQQLLQLYQNGFYRFIIDGTSYRFTSEDEIKSLKLAKTYKHSIDLLIDKLEITNDERSRVQEAIEKSFQLAEGLCKIMVGTDEHLYSSHRMCLHCSTAFPELEPRFFSFNSPIGACKECNGLGVIHIWPWKEGDKENWKSNYPDFFGSHAQEKTCRSCFGKRLHKHALAVTIQNKHIVDVCDFSIKEALAFFKELSLPETDQAIAENLIKEITSRFQFLYDVGLSYLTLNRSARTLSGGEGQRIRLATQIGSALSGVLYILDEPSIGLHQRDNDRLIQTLKTLRDQGNTVVVVEHDTDTMLEADYIVDMGPAAGTLGGHVTAVGNPKQLAENTASLTGAYLAGRRGIAIPKKRRTLKHFLTLSHAQKNNLKNLEVKVPLEVLCCISGVSGSGKSTLVLDEIVPAVQQAFAGFARKARTINDTDELKGLEHVDSLVVIDQSPIGRTPRSNPATYLGIFDEIRKLFTRLPESQARGYKPGRFSFNVAEGRCFECRGDGTITVSMQFLADVVMTCKICKGKRYNIETLTIRYRDKNIAEVLDMTALEAVEFFAAHKNIAKRLQLLCDVGLDYVKLGQSSITLSGGEAQRIKLVDELAKRGNKTLYILDEPTTGLHNSDIEKLLLVLNRLIDKGNSMIVIEHNIDVLKTADYIIDMGPEGGDAGGQVVAQGTPEQVAKNTQSHTGKYLKRMLASK from the coding sequence ATGAATAGAGAGAATTCTCCAAAAAATACTAAAAAGTCGACCGAATGGATCAAAATCATCGGTGCTCGTGAGCATAACCTGAAAAACGTTGATTTAGAAATTCCTAAAAATAAATTGACGGTAATTACGGGTCCCTCCGGTTCAGGGAAAAGCTCTTTAGCGCTTGATGTACTCTATACTGAAGGTAAGCGACGTTATATGGAATCTTTATCATCATATGCGCGTCAATTTCTTGGCATTGCTAAAAAGCCAGATTTTGACCGTATTGAAGGGCTTTGCCCGGCGATTGCGATTGAGCAAAAAACGGTAGGTCATAATCCTCGTTCCACGGTAGGTACCATTACTGAAATTTATGATTATTTGCGGGTACTTTATGCACGAATAGGTAAGCCGCATTGTCCTGATTGTGGCCTAATAATCCAACAACAATCACCCGAAAATATTGCAAGTCTTATTTTGACTCAATTTAAAGAAAACATGATTACTATTGCGGCGCCAATCGTTAATCAAAAAAAAGGCGAATTTAAGCAACAATTATTGCAGTTGTATCAAAATGGATTTTATCGATTTATTATTGATGGCACTTCATATCGTTTTACAAGTGAAGATGAAATTAAATCATTAAAGTTAGCAAAAACCTATAAGCATTCTATTGATTTGCTGATTGATAAATTAGAAATTACTAATGATGAACGTTCTCGCGTGCAAGAAGCCATAGAAAAATCTTTTCAACTTGCTGAAGGGCTATGCAAGATTATGGTTGGGACTGATGAGCATTTATATTCGTCGCATCGCATGTGTTTGCATTGTTCGACTGCATTTCCTGAATTAGAACCACGATTTTTCTCTTTTAATTCGCCCATCGGCGCTTGTAAAGAATGTAATGGATTAGGTGTTATTCATATATGGCCATGGAAAGAAGGCGATAAAGAAAATTGGAAATCAAACTATCCTGATTTTTTTGGTTCTCATGCACAAGAGAAAACATGTCGCAGTTGTTTTGGCAAGCGTTTACATAAGCATGCTTTAGCAGTCACGATACAAAATAAGCATATTGTTGATGTATGTGATTTTTCAATTAAAGAGGCTTTAGCTTTTTTCAAAGAACTTTCATTGCCGGAGACTGATCAGGCAATTGCAGAAAATTTAATTAAAGAAATAACCAGTCGTTTCCAATTTTTATACGATGTTGGTCTTTCATACCTTACGCTTAATCGTTCAGCCCGAACATTATCAGGCGGTGAAGGGCAGCGTATTCGCTTAGCAACGCAAATTGGTTCTGCATTAAGTGGCGTATTATATATTCTTGATGAACCAAGCATTGGTTTGCATCAACGTGATAATGATCGCTTAATTCAAACATTAAAAACATTGCGTGATCAAGGTAATACCGTTGTTGTAGTAGAGCATGATACCGATACCATGTTAGAAGCTGATTATATTGTAGATATGGGCCCTGCTGCTGGAACACTTGGTGGCCATGTAACTGCAGTCGGTAATCCAAAACAATTAGCAGAAAATACCGCATCATTAACTGGTGCCTATTTAGCAGGACGTCGTGGTATTGCAATACCTAAAAAACGACGTACATTAAAACATTTCCTAACACTTTCGCATGCGCAAAAAAATAATTTAAAAAACTTAGAAGTTAAAGTCCCACTTGAAGTATTGTGTTGCATATCAGGTGTATCCGGTTCTGGCAAAAGCACTTTAGTTCTTGATGAAATTGTACCCGCGGTACAACAAGCATTTGCTGGTTTTGCGCGTAAAGCTCGTACTATTAATGATACTGATGAATTAAAAGGCCTAGAGCATGTTGATTCATTAGTGGTTATTGATCAATCTCCAATTGGCCGTACGCCGCGTTCAAATCCCGCAACGTATTTAGGTATTTTTGATGAAATTAGAAAATTATTTACGCGGTTACCAGAAAGCCAAGCACGCGGATATAAACCAGGGCGATTTAGTTTTAATGTAGCTGAGGGGCGTTGTTTTGAATGCCGCGGTGATGGAACTATTACCGTTTCAATGCAATTTTTAGCTGATGTAGTTATGACTTGCAAAATATGCAAAGGAAAACGATATAATATTGAAACATTAACTATTCGTTATAGAGATAAAAATATTGCTGAAGTGCTTGATATGACGGCGCTTGAAGCAGTTGAATTTTTTGCTGCACATAAAAATATTGCAAAACGATTACAATTGCTTTGTGATGTGGGGCTTGATTATGTAAAACTAGGTCAGTCTTCTATTACGTTATCAGGTGGTGAAGCGCAGCGTATCAAGTTAGTTGACGAACTTGCAAAACGAGGCAATAAAACTTTGTATATTTTAGATGAACCGACGACTGGATTACATAACAGTGATATCGAAAAATTATTGCTTGTTTTAAATCGATTGATTGATAAAGGCAATTCAATGATAGTCATTGAACATAATATTGATGTGCTCAAAACAGCCGATTATATTATCGACATGGGCCCAGAAGGTGGTGATGCAGGAGGCCAAGTTGTCGCGCAAGGCACACCTGAACAAGTAGCAAAAAATACCCAAAGTCATACTGGAAAATATTTAAAAAGAATGCTTGCATCCAAATAA